One window of Pseudacidobacterium ailaaui genomic DNA carries:
- a CDS encoding dihydrodipicolinate synthase family protein, producing MNWFGVMPAMTTAFDEHLQVDHAFMQRHAQWLLDHGCTGLVMLGSLGEAATLAFEEKVAVLKNMVASANGKAPIVAAISALSTTEAVSLAKAAEDAGCSGLMVLPPYVYRGDWREMKAHLAAVFRATPLSCMLYNNPVAYGTDFLPEHIAELAEAHKNFHSVKESSTDVRRVTAIRALVGDRLKIFVGVDDAIVEGIAAGACGWIAGLVNALPAESVALFHLAYEGKTKEAFELYRWFLPLLRMDTLPKFIQLIKLVQQELGVGNARVRPPRLEITGEELVETKKVIAEAMKHRPKIKEAAFASVAMR from the coding sequence ATGAACTGGTTTGGCGTAATGCCCGCGATGACGACCGCTTTCGATGAGCATCTTCAGGTAGACCATGCCTTCATGCAACGCCATGCGCAATGGCTCCTCGATCATGGCTGCACGGGTTTGGTGATGCTCGGCTCCCTTGGTGAGGCGGCTACACTTGCCTTCGAGGAAAAGGTTGCGGTCCTGAAGAACATGGTTGCCTCAGCCAATGGCAAAGCGCCTATCGTGGCGGCCATCTCGGCGCTTTCGACAACAGAAGCTGTCTCGCTGGCAAAAGCAGCAGAGGATGCTGGCTGTTCCGGCCTGATGGTACTGCCGCCTTATGTGTATCGGGGAGACTGGCGCGAGATGAAGGCGCATCTCGCTGCCGTGTTTCGGGCCACCCCGCTCTCGTGCATGTTGTACAACAACCCTGTTGCGTATGGAACAGACTTCCTTCCGGAGCACATCGCAGAGCTGGCTGAAGCACACAAGAACTTCCATTCTGTGAAGGAATCCAGTACTGACGTGCGCCGCGTCACTGCCATCCGGGCATTGGTGGGCGACCGCCTGAAAATTTTTGTTGGCGTCGATGATGCCATTGTCGAAGGCATCGCTGCCGGTGCGTGCGGATGGATCGCCGGTCTCGTCAATGCTCTGCCTGCTGAGTCGGTAGCACTCTTCCATCTGGCCTATGAAGGGAAAACCAAAGAGGCCTTCGAGCTTTACCGCTGGTTTCTGCCGCTGCTGCGGATGGACACCCTTCCGAAGTTCATCCAGTTGATTAAGCTCGTGCAGCAGGAACTGGGAGTAGGCAATGCCCGCGTGCGTCCGCCCCGCCTGGAAATTACAGGAGAAGAATTGGTCGAGACAAAAAAGGTCATCGCAGAAGCAATGAAACATCGTCCTAAGATAAAGGAAGCGGCATTCGCGTCTGTAGCGATGCGTTGA